A region from the Cryptococcus decagattii chromosome 5, complete sequence genome encodes:
- a CDS encoding succinate dehydrogenase, cytochrome b556 subunit, producing MSVSILRNSLARAVQKPSILRTTPGLMLAQRRLASTQPMNDAENITLLNSQRQHRPTSPHLAIYQPQLTWYLSSLHRITGVAFGGALYLSAMAYLLHPLVPGIDSAHLIQLVHDLPGWLKGSAKFIIALPFTFHCYNGLRHLNWDIGKALTIKGVYRTGYAVLGATVLSSLYLAFFI from the exons ATGTCCGTCTCCATTCTCCGCAACTCTCTTGCTAGGGCAGTCCAGAAGC CCTCAATTCTCCGGACCACTCCCGGTCTCATGCTCGCCCAGCGACG ACTTGCCTCCACCCAGCCCATGAATGACGCTGAGAACATTACTCTTCTTAACTCCCAAAGGCAACACCGACCCACGTCTCCTCATTTGGCCATTTACCAGCCTCAG CTCACATGGTATCTCTCCAGTTTGCATCGTATCACCGGTGTTGCATTTGGAGGTGCTCTTTACCTGTCCGCCATGGCCTACCTTCTTCACCCCCTTGTCCCTGGCATCGACTCTGCCCACCTCATTCAACTGGTGCACGACTTACCCGGATGGTTGAAGGGAAGCGCCAAGTTCATCATTGCTCTCCCCTTTACCTTCCACTGCTATAACGGCTTGAGGCATTTGAACTGGGATATTGGAAAAG CTCTTACCATTAAGGGTGTCTACCGAACAGGTTATGCTGTTCTCGGTGCCACTgttctctcttccctttaCCTCGCATTCTTCATTTAA